The sequence below is a genomic window from Pleurocapsa sp. PCC 7327.
TCAATCGACTCCCTCGCTCGGTCTTTTCTAGTCTACTTTGTTAGTCTCTATCCCCTACCAGACAAAATTCTCGATTCTCAAACTTGAATATTGAGCAAATCAAATACGTGATTTACAAGGAAAATATTTGCTGAGGAATAAATAGCAAAAATACTTCACAATTTAAATTAAACACATTTTGGCTTCTCCTGCTTTGTTTCTCAAGCTATGGTTAATAGATCGCTACGACAGCTACCGTTTTTTCAGCAAATCCGGCAGCGACTGGAAGACATGCCGCCACCCAAGACAGAAGAATCGATTCTGCTGCGGGTTTTGGTACAAGCTTTAGTCATTGTTGGAATTATTGCTACCGACATAGCTGCTGAAACTCAAATGAGTTGGTGGGCAGTGCCTTTGAGTATTGTAGGGGCAACCTGGAGTTGGTATCGACGACGGAAGCGCAATATTACCGCTAAATTTTTAATTGCCATCGGAATGATGGTGGTGTTAGTCGTTTTTTTGGGAAATTTGGTCGTCAATTTAAGCGACAGTCGCATCTCCCTGGCAGAATTACTCGTTCAACTCCAAGTTTTGCACAGCTTCGATCTGCCTCGGCGCAAGGACTTGGGCTACTCCATGGTTATCGGCTTAATTTTGTTAGGGGTAGCAGGAACGGTATCTCAAACTTTGGCGTTTGCCCCTTGGCTAATCGTTTTTCTGGCGATCGCTCTCCCTACTCTAATCCTAGACTATCGCTCCCGTCTCGGTCTTGAGAAGATTAAGCTTACTTTTCCTCCGTCCTCTCATTTCTCTCCCCTTTCTCCTCAACACCTTTTCCTTTTTCTAGTCATCATTATCGCGGTAGGACTAGCGATCTTTGCCCTCATGCCTCGCTTTCCTGGCTATCAGCTACAAACCTTTCCCGTCAGCAGTCCAGTGGATATGCAAGATCGAAGTTTTGATAGCGAAAACCGCGATATTGTCAATCCCGGTTACGTGAGAGAAGGGAAAGCGAGAGAAACTGGCGCAGGAGGAGGCACAACCCAACAACAAGGCGCGGGTGAAATCGATCGCAAGTATTATTATGGCTTTAACAGCCAAATGAACCAAAATCTGCGCGGAGAAATGGAACCCGAAATTGTCATGCGGGTTCGTTCCCAAGCGCCCGGATTTTGGCGGGTCATGTCCTTCGATCGCTATACGGGACAGGGATGGGAAGTCTCCCGACAAGACCAACTCCAAGACATTTGGCGTTCTCGCTGGTCCTATCGATTTTTTATTTCGCCTCCGCCAACTCGCGGCAGGACAAAACAGGTGATTCAGAGTTATACGATGGTTTCTGATTTGCCCAATATCATTCCCGCGCTATCGTATCCAAAATATGTCTTCTTTCCAACAAAAGAAATTGCCATCGATCCCGAAGGAAGCTTGCGATCGCCAGCTGGATTGATGGAGGGAGCAACCTATACCGTAATCTCTCAAGTGCCCTACCGTGATCGTACTCTTTTGGGTCGTGCTTCAGATAACTATCCCAAAAAGATTAAAGATTACTATCTACAAATTCCATCCGAAATTAAAGACAAAATACGACAAAAAGCCGAAGAACTCTTGGCGAAATCGCCTAACTCCCTGACTTCTGCCTACGAAAAATCTCTCTTTTTGGCACAGGCAATCAAGCAAAACTATCAAATTCAACCAGAACTACCATTTTTGGCAGAAAAAGAAGATTTAATCACAGCCTTTCTTTTTCGCTATCAAGGTGGCTATCCCGACCACTTTTCTACGGTTTTAACGGTGATGCTGCGTTCTCTAGGCATTCCGGCAAGATTAACGGTAGGGTTTGCACCCGGACAGTTCAATCCGTTTACGGGATACTATATCGTTCGCAATACCGATGCCTATGCCCTAACGGAAGTTTATTTTCCCAATTACGGCTGGTTCGCCTTCGATCCGATTCCGGGGCACGAATTGATTCCTCCATCCTTTGAAGAAGACCAAACCTTCAGCGTTCTCAAACAGTTGTGGAACTGGGTAGCCGGTTGGTTGCCCTCTCCAATCGTCAGTTTTATTAGTATTCTGTGGGGCGAAATTCTTCGGGGATTCTTGAGAATTCTAGGCGGGTTGTGGCGCTTCATTTCTGGCAGTCTCATCGGCGTGCTGGTGGGAATAATTGCAGCGATCGCGTTAGGATTCTTGGGATGGCTTGGCTTTAACCAAGTAAGGCGTTGGGGGTATCGCCGTCACCTCGCCAAGTTACCGCCAATGGAGAGGCTGTATCGGCAAATGCTGGAGGAGTTAAAGGCAAAAGGCTACCCCAAGCATCCCGCCCAAACTCCTTTGGAATATGCACGCGCGATCGAGCAGAACTACTCTTCTGCTGCGGCTGAAATTATTGAGGAAATCTCACAAGCTTACGTGCGCTGGCGTTATGGCGAACAAGGACAAAATCTCGATTATCTTCGCCAGCAAATCAACGCATTGATTCGGAGTTTGAGAAGAATTACTCGAATTGAAAAGTTAGAAGAAGGACAAATGACTAATGACCAATGACTAAAGCTATGTAAATTCTGCAACAATTGAACAGGGAGTCCTTTAGGAGGAGCGAAGATGACTGTAGCGGGTTCGGAAATTGATATTGCCAACTATATCGACCATGCATTGCTCAACCCTACAGCTACCCCCGAACAAGTAGAACAGTGCTGTGCCGAAGCGGATCGCTTCCACTTTCCGGCAGTGTGCGTGTATCCGACTGCCGTGAAACAAGCAGCCGAACTGCTGCATGGAAAACGAACGCAAATCTGCACCGTCATCGGGTTTCCTACCGGGGCGACCACCTCAGCCGTTAAACTTTACGAAGCGCAAGAAGCTGTCGAGAATGGCGCAACCGAACTCGATGTCGTTATTAATTTAGGCTGGTTAAAAGCGGGGCGATCGGAAGAAATCTATCGTGAAATCGCCTCTATCTGCGAGGAAACTGGAAAAACGGTTAAAGCTATCTTAGAAACAGCTCTTCTCACCGAGACAGAAAAACGGCTAGCTGCCGAAATTTGTATGGATGCTGGAGTAGGATATTTAAAGACGAATACGGGTTGGTTTGGTGGGGCTACCGTCGCTGACGTTCGTTTCCTCCAAAATATTACTAAAGGACAGATAGGAATCAAAGCCTCTGGGGGAATTCGCACTCTCGAACAAGCTTTAGAATTAATAGCTGCTGGGGCAACTCGGCTGGGAACCTCTCGCGGAGTCGATCTCGTTCGACAGCAAGAAGAAGGAGGCGTTTTAAGGACAGAGAGCAGAGGACGGAGGACCGAGGAGAGGGAGTAGGGGGAGACGGGGGTGTGGGGAGTGTGGGAGGTGTGGGGAGACAATTAACGACTAACCACTCACTACTAACTAATCCCCAATAACCAATAACCAATGACCAATGACCAATGACTCGAACTTATCAAGCCACCGGAATTATTCTCAAAGGGATGCCGCTAGGGGAAGCCGATCGCCTCTTGACGATTCTTTCGCCAGAATTCGGCTTAATTAGGGCTGTTGCACCGGGGGCAAGGAAGCATAAATCGAAGCTGCGGGGCAGAAGTGAGTTGTTTGTCGTCAATCAATTATTAATTGCCAAAGGGCGATCGCTCGATAAAATTACCCAAGCAGAAACCCTAGAATCCTATCCGCGCTTGAGTCGCGATCTGGGCAAACTCACTGCCAGTCAGTACATAGCCGAATTAGTACTCTGTCTTGCCCTCAGCGAGCAACCCCAAGCAGAACTCTACGAATTGCTCAACGAACATTTGCGCCGCATCGAACAATTTGCCAATTCTAGCAACCTCGTCGCTCATCTAGCTCAAGCCGTTTTTCACCTGTTGGCGATCGCGGGAATTGCCCCGGAAGTCCATCGCTGCTGCCTGACCCAAAAATCTCTGATTCCTCAGTTTAGCGACCCGCGTTGGCGAGTAGGATTTAGTTTTGAAAGCGGCGGACTGGTTAATTTATCCGTTCGGGGAGCTATCGCTCGAACTGCAACTCAAACTCTAACCGATGCCTCTGAGGCTTTTCTGCCCAAGGTCAATGCGAAGCTGGGTGCCTTAGAACTAAGTATACTGCAACATTTGGGAGTTAAATCCTTGCCAGAACCGTCTCAAATTCTGGCGGCAGAATCTCTGAAGCTACCGCTAGATGTAGCTTGGGTGAAGGTAGAGCACCTTTTAAGGGATTACGCTCAGTATCATTTCGGTCGTTCTTTTCGCTCTGCTAGCCTAGTCGATGCTTTATCTCCCTTAGAATTTTAACTATTCGCTTAAAATCTTTTTAGTAAAGATCTTTATCGAGAATACAAGTCTCCGAATCGAACCAGAACGAAACTCCCTCTGACAACCCTCGCCCGTCGTCTATATCTATGGATCGCCGACCACTCTATTCATCGCGTCAACCTTCCAGTCAGGGGTTTGCCCCCGTGCTGAGAAATCCCCGCTTTTTGACTCTCTGGGGAGGTCAAATCTTTTCTCAGCTTGCCGATAAGTTTTATCTGGTGTTGATGATTGCTTTCATTGACAGTCACTTTAAAGCAGTCGGTCAACCAATTAGCGGTTGGGTATCGGCAATTATGATCGCCAATACTATTCCTGCCGTGTTGTTTGGTTCTCTAGCGGGGGTTTATGTAGATAGATGGTTTAAAAAAGGGGTGCTGGTCGTTTCTAACCTGATGCGCGGTTTTCTGGTCTTAATCGTGCCGACTCTATTGTGGTTTTCTCAGGACATAAAAACCTGGATGGATTTGCCAGTCGGATTTTTAATTTTGTTGGCCGTTACTTTCTTGGTTTCTACCTTAACTCAGTTTTTTGCGCCAGCAGAACAGGCTACCCTAGCATTAGTTGTCAGGAATCGCCACCTATTGGCGGCAAATTCCCTCAATACCACGACGACAATGGCAGTCTTGATCGTGGGGTTTGCGATCGGAGAGCCTTTGTTAGCGATCGCCGATCGCCTTTTGGGAACGTCGGCGGCATCCTGGAATTTTGGTAAAGTTTTGGTCGTAGGCGGCGCATATATCGTTGCCGGATTAATCTTACTCTTTTTGAGAACTGGAGAAAAATCGGAACATTTCCGCCCGGAACCTCCCCACATTTTTGACGATATTTTAGATGGCGTGCGCTATCTACAAGAAAATCATCGCGTTCGCAATGCTTTAATGCAGTTAGTCATTCTCTTTTCCGTGTTTGCTGCTTTGTCCGTTTTGGCAGTACGGATGGCAGAAATCATTCCGGCAATGAAAGCCGACCAATTCGGTTTTTTACTGGCGGCTGGCGGCGTCGGACTGGCAATCAATGCCGCTATCTTGGCTTATTGGGGTCAACGATTTGCCAACGCTCAATTGAGCCTTTGGGGGTCGATGGGAATGGCTGCCTCTTTAATCGGTTTGTCCGTCGCAACGAAAAGCCTTTGGCTAGCGCTAGCGATGACAACTTTGTTGGGAGCTTTTGCCGCTTTGGTGGGAGTGCCGATGCAAACGACACTGTTGGCAGAAACGCCCCCCGATATGCGAGGCAAGGTTTTTGGCTTAGAAAACAATGCGGTCAATATTGCTCTATCATTACCGTTGGCTGTGGCAGGGGTAGCAGAGACGTTTTTGGGTTTGCAACCCGTTCTCTTGGCTTTAGCAGCCCTGACTGGGGCTGGAGGAATCTTGAGTTGGTATGTTGCTCGTCTGGAATCTGTAAAGTCATCTAAAGTTGACAGATGGGGAGGTTAGTTGTCAGATATTCTTAATCTTCGTTAAGGTGTCTAATTTCTTCCTAAGATTGTCAACTGAATGCATATTGCTTGGCTGGGAAAAAAATCTCCCTTTTGCGGAAACGTTACCTATGGTAGAGAAGTTACCAATGCTCTGCTCGATCGCGGCTATCAAGTCAGTTTTCTTCATTTTGCTCAAGAAGAATCGGAATCTAGCGACCAAGGCTGGCCCGCTTGCCCCGAAGTCGTTCTTCCCTTTTTCTACAAGTCTCAGGTTTATACGATTCCGACTCCAAAATCGAGTAAAGTTTTAACGCAAGCGCTTGCGAAACTCAAACCCGACATAGTACACGCTTCTCTAACGCTTTCTCCTTTGGATTTTCGGCTGCCGGAAATTTGCGAAGAACTGAATTTGCCTTTGATTGCGACTTTTCATCCTCCCTTCGATAGCAAGCTTCGCAACCTCAAATCCAGCACTCAGTTTTTGACCTATCAGCTTTACGCGCCTTTTCTTGCCAATTATGACAAAACGATAGTTTTTTCGCGCTTGCAACAACATTTACTCGTTAAATTAGGCGTGCCACGGACAAAGTTGGCAGTGATTCCCAACGGCGTTGACGTGCAGAAATACTTGCCGGGAGTCTCCGATCTCAAGTCTCGCTTCGATGCCAAACGCCTATTTGTCTATTTGGGTCGCATTTCTACAGAAAAGAACGTAGAAGCCCTCTTAAAGGCTTGGAAGCACTCGAATATGAATCGAGATAGCAAATTACTTATCGTTGGGGATGGACCGCTTACAGCCGCTTTAAGACCCTTCTACAATGAAGAATGCGGCATTATCTGGCTTGGATTCGTCGCTGAAGAATATCGACGCATCGAAATTTTGCGGGCGGCGGACGTATTTATTCTTCCCTCACTGGTGGAGGGATTGTCTCTCTCTCTGTTGGAGGCGATGGCTTGTGGGATTGCTTGTATTGCTACCGATGCCGGTGCGGATGGGGAAGTCCTAGAAGATGGTGCAGGGATCATTATCAAGACTCAGGGGGTTACGACTCAATTAAAAACCCTGCTTCCACTCTTTCAAGATCATCCAGAAATTACTAAGCTACTGGGGAAAAAAGCCAGAGAGCGAGTTTTGGAACGCTATACTCTTTGTCACAATATCACCAAGCTGGAAAAACTTTATGCTGATGTGCTCAACGATAGACAATCTCGTTTACTCGACAAGTTAACTTAATTTGATAGCAAATAAGGACGCGGCATCAACTCCTGTGTCTTTTTCGCGTTTGCTTTTCTCTACCAAAAAGCCCTTTTTAGCTGCTAAAGCTGCGTTTGAGGAAAAAATAAAAAAACTATCGGTTCGTTTGTAGCGCTGCGTTGTCTGTCGTCTTGTCCTGAAAACTGGCGCGATCGCCGCTTTTTTGCTCGAAATTCTCTATTTATAACTAATTAATCGATTTTTCGGTTGACCAGTTGTTCATCCTGTCGATCGCTAGAGGAATGGCTACAATTGCCAGCTTAAGCGCCCAGGGAGCAAGCAAGAGCGTT
It includes:
- a CDS encoding DUF3488 and DUF4129 domain-containing transglutaminase family protein: MVNRSLRQLPFFQQIRQRLEDMPPPKTEESILLRVLVQALVIVGIIATDIAAETQMSWWAVPLSIVGATWSWYRRRKRNITAKFLIAIGMMVVLVVFLGNLVVNLSDSRISLAELLVQLQVLHSFDLPRRKDLGYSMVIGLILLGVAGTVSQTLAFAPWLIVFLAIALPTLILDYRSRLGLEKIKLTFPPSSHFSPLSPQHLFLFLVIIIAVGLAIFALMPRFPGYQLQTFPVSSPVDMQDRSFDSENRDIVNPGYVREGKARETGAGGGTTQQQGAGEIDRKYYYGFNSQMNQNLRGEMEPEIVMRVRSQAPGFWRVMSFDRYTGQGWEVSRQDQLQDIWRSRWSYRFFISPPPTRGRTKQVIQSYTMVSDLPNIIPALSYPKYVFFPTKEIAIDPEGSLRSPAGLMEGATYTVISQVPYRDRTLLGRASDNYPKKIKDYYLQIPSEIKDKIRQKAEELLAKSPNSLTSAYEKSLFLAQAIKQNYQIQPELPFLAEKEDLITAFLFRYQGGYPDHFSTVLTVMLRSLGIPARLTVGFAPGQFNPFTGYYIVRNTDAYALTEVYFPNYGWFAFDPIPGHELIPPSFEEDQTFSVLKQLWNWVAGWLPSPIVSFISILWGEILRGFLRILGGLWRFISGSLIGVLVGIIAAIALGFLGWLGFNQVRRWGYRRHLAKLPPMERLYRQMLEELKAKGYPKHPAQTPLEYARAIEQNYSSAAAEIIEEISQAYVRWRYGEQGQNLDYLRQQINALIRSLRRITRIEKLEEGQMTNDQ
- the deoC gene encoding deoxyribose-phosphate aldolase, which gives rise to MTVAGSEIDIANYIDHALLNPTATPEQVEQCCAEADRFHFPAVCVYPTAVKQAAELLHGKRTQICTVIGFPTGATTSAVKLYEAQEAVENGATELDVVINLGWLKAGRSEEIYREIASICEETGKTVKAILETALLTETEKRLAAEICMDAGVGYLKTNTGWFGGATVADVRFLQNITKGQIGIKASGGIRTLEQALELIAAGATRLGTSRGVDLVRQQEEGGVLRTESRGRRTEERE
- the recO gene encoding DNA repair protein RecO → MTRTYQATGIILKGMPLGEADRLLTILSPEFGLIRAVAPGARKHKSKLRGRSELFVVNQLLIAKGRSLDKITQAETLESYPRLSRDLGKLTASQYIAELVLCLALSEQPQAELYELLNEHLRRIEQFANSSNLVAHLAQAVFHLLAIAGIAPEVHRCCLTQKSLIPQFSDPRWRVGFSFESGGLVNLSVRGAIARTATQTLTDASEAFLPKVNAKLGALELSILQHLGVKSLPEPSQILAAESLKLPLDVAWVKVEHLLRDYAQYHFGRSFRSASLVDALSPLEF
- a CDS encoding MFS transporter, translated to MDRRPLYSSRQPSSQGFAPVLRNPRFLTLWGGQIFSQLADKFYLVLMIAFIDSHFKAVGQPISGWVSAIMIANTIPAVLFGSLAGVYVDRWFKKGVLVVSNLMRGFLVLIVPTLLWFSQDIKTWMDLPVGFLILLAVTFLVSTLTQFFAPAEQATLALVVRNRHLLAANSLNTTTTMAVLIVGFAIGEPLLAIADRLLGTSAASWNFGKVLVVGGAYIVAGLILLFLRTGEKSEHFRPEPPHIFDDILDGVRYLQENHRVRNALMQLVILFSVFAALSVLAVRMAEIIPAMKADQFGFLLAAGGVGLAINAAILAYWGQRFANAQLSLWGSMGMAASLIGLSVATKSLWLALAMTTLLGAFAALVGVPMQTTLLAETPPDMRGKVFGLENNAVNIALSLPLAVAGVAETFLGLQPVLLALAALTGAGGILSWYVARLESVKSSKVDRWGG
- a CDS encoding glycosyltransferase family 4 protein translates to MHIAWLGKKSPFCGNVTYGREVTNALLDRGYQVSFLHFAQEESESSDQGWPACPEVVLPFFYKSQVYTIPTPKSSKVLTQALAKLKPDIVHASLTLSPLDFRLPEICEELNLPLIATFHPPFDSKLRNLKSSTQFLTYQLYAPFLANYDKTIVFSRLQQHLLVKLGVPRTKLAVIPNGVDVQKYLPGVSDLKSRFDAKRLFVYLGRISTEKNVEALLKAWKHSNMNRDSKLLIVGDGPLTAALRPFYNEECGIIWLGFVAEEYRRIEILRAADVFILPSLVEGLSLSLLEAMACGIACIATDAGADGEVLEDGAGIIIKTQGVTTQLKTLLPLFQDHPEITKLLGKKARERVLERYTLCHNITKLEKLYADVLNDRQSRLLDKLT